In Phlebotomus papatasi isolate M1 chromosome 1, Ppap_2.1, whole genome shotgun sequence, the following proteins share a genomic window:
- the LOC129807399 gene encoding uncharacterized protein LOC129807399 has product MMASGRRKIYQLVFLGISLYLLNSLLLVEGVRVQTKRVKDTLDKSDQSTAAQTWWGHNVAPADNNKFFSATHGLVQTHPSLSGGIPRPTGTLRPSSPTLGSNLPPAPNVNPKSPFRHLDFTNSATAELRRNPSLSAPDECARACREGEPPRICYYHFTLEYYTVLGAACQVCTPNATNTVWSHCQCVLADGVERGILTANRMIPGPSIQVCENDKVVVDVENHMEGMEVTIHWHGIWQRGSQYYDGVPFVTQCPIQQGNTFRYQWTGNAGTHFWHAHTGLQKLDGVYGSIIVRQPPSRDPNSHLYDFDLTTHIMLISDWLHEDAAERYPGRLAVNTGQDPESLLINGKGQFRDPNTGFMTNTPLEIFTITPGRRYRFRMINAFASVCPAQVTIEGHGLTVISTDGEPVQPVQVNTIISFSGERYDFVITADQPVGAYWIQLRGLGECGIRRAQQLAILRYARGPYQPASPAPTYDVGIPQGVVMNPLDAQCNRRRDDAICVSQLKNALEIDRGILQEKPDVKIFLPFRFYLYRPEELFQPNTYNRFLVAPTGDHVISLVDEISYLSAPAPLLSQYDDINPEQFCNGDNRPANCGPNCMCTHKIDIPLNAIVEVVLVDEVQQPNLSHPFHLHGYAFNVIGIGRSPDTNVKKINLKHALDLDRRGLLHRQYNLPPAKDTIAVPNNGYVVLRFRADNPGFWLFHCHFLFHIVIGMNLILQVGTHADLPPVPPGFPTCGDHTPPIPIN; this is encoded by the exons ACACACTAGACAAATCGGATCAGTCAACAGCCGCACAGACGTGGTGGGGCCACAATGTTGCGCCAGCGGATAACAACAAGTTCTTCTCTGCCACCCATGGTCTAGTGCAGACACACCCATCCCTCAGCGGAGGTATACCCCGACCCACGGGTACCCTCCGACCATCAAGTCCTACATTGGGCTCCAATCTGCCACCGGCGCCCAATGTCAACCCCAAGTCACCCTTTCGACATCTTGACTTCACAAATAGCGCCACAGCGGAGCTGAGGCGCAATCCTAGTCTTTCGGCGCCAGACGAGTGCGCCCGAGCGTGCCGAGAGGGTGAACCACCCAGAATCTGCTACTATCActtcacattagaatactatACAGTGCTTGGCGC TGCGTGCCAGGTGTGCACACCAAATGCAACCAACACTGTGTGGAGTCATTGCCAATGTGTCTTGGCAGATGGGGTCGAGCGTGGTATCTTAACGGCTAACCGGATGATACCCGGTCCCAGTATTCAAGTCTGTGAAAATGACAAAGTCGTGGTGGATGTTGAGAATCATATGGAGGGTATGGAGGTCACGATTCACTGGCACGGAATCTGGCAGAGAGGCTCCCAATATTACGATGGAGTGCCATTTGTTACCCAGTGCCCCATTCAGCAAGGAAATACTTTTAG GTATCAATGGACAGGAAACGCAGGTACACATTTCTGGCACGCCCACACAGGCCTGCAGAAATTGGACGGTGTATATGGCAGCATTATTGTCCGTCAGCCACCATCGCGAGATCCCAATTCACACCTGTATGACTTTGATCTCACAACACATATCATGCTGATCAGTGATTGGCTGCACGAGGACGCTGCTGAGAGGTATCCGGGACGTTTGGCCGTGAACACGGGGCAGGATCCCGAATCCCTACTCATAAACGGCAAAGGCCAATTCCGTGACCCCAATACCGGTTTCATGACAAACACACCTCTGGAAATTTTCACAATTACACCTGGTCGTCGATACAGATTCCGCATGATTAATGCCTTTGCGTCAGTCTGCCCAGCACAAGTCACAATTGAAGGACACGGCCTAACTGTCATATCCACCGACGGAGAACCCGTTCAGCCCGTGCAGGTCAATACGATCATATCTTTCTCAG GTGAACGGTATGATTTTGTGATAACAGCTGATCAACCTGTGGGAGCCTACTGGATACAGTTGCGAGGTCTTGGGGAGTGTGGTATCAGGAGGGCGCAGCAGCTTGCCATATTGCGCTATGCTCGAGGACCTTATCAGCCCGCCTCACCGGCGCCCACCTACGATGTCGGCATTCCGCAAGGAGTG GTAATGAACCCACTAGATGCACAATGCAATAGGAGACGTGATGATGCCATTTGTGTCAGTCAACTGAAAAATGCCCTGGAAATTGATCGTGGAATTCTGCAGGAGAAGCCAGATGTGAAAATTTTCCTACCCTTCCGCTTCTACCTCTACAGACCAGAGGAACTCTTCCAGCCCAATACCTACAATAGGTTCTTAG TTGCACCAACTGGAGATCATGTAATTTCGTTGGTTGATGAAATTTCCTATCTCTCTGCTCCTGCACCATTGCTATCTCAGTATGATGACATCAATCCTGAACAATTCTGCAATGGGGACAATCGTCCAGCTAATTGTGGTCCAAATTGCATGTGCACACACAAAATAGACATTCCGCTTAATGCTATTGTTGAAGTTGTCCTTGTTGACGAAG TTCAACAACCAAATCTGAGCCATCCATTCCATTTGCACGGTTATGCTTTCAATGTAATTGGTATTGGCCGATCACCGGACACAAATGtcaagaaaatcaatttgaagCACGCATTAGATCTGGATCGACGTGGTTTGCTCCATCGCCAGTACAATTTGCCTCCAGCTAAAGATACCATTGCAGTACCCAACAACGGATACGTAGTGTTAAGATTTAGGGCTGACAATCCAG GTTTCTGGTTATTCCACTGTCATTTCTTATTCCATATTGTTATTGGAATGAATCTTATCCTGCAAGTCGGAACACATGCCGACCTTCCACCTGTTCCACCAGGTTTCCCAACATGTGGCGACCACACACCGCCAATTCCTATCAATTAA